CCGCAGCGGCTCGCGATCCAGCGGTTCTCGATCGTGCGCGCGGCGCCGAGGTCGACGAGCGCGAGGTCGGCGTCGTAGCCGGCCGCGAGCGCGCCCTTGCCGTGCGCGCGCCACACGCGCGCCGGCCCCGCGCAGCAGAGCTCGACGAGCCGCTCGAGCGAGAGCCGCCCCGCGGCCACGCAGTCGAGCAGCAGCGGGAGCGTCGTCTGCACGCCCGTCATGCCGGACGGGCTCGCGGGGTAGGGGCGCGCCTTCTCCTCGAGCGTGTGCGGCGCGTGGTCGGACGCGATCGCGTCGAGCGCACCGGAGGCGACGGCGCGCCAGAGCGCGTCGCGGTGGCGCGCCTCGCGGATCGGCGGGTTCATCTGCGCGCGCGTCCCGAGCCGCGCATAGCATTCGGGCGCCGCGAGCACGAGGTGCTGCGGCGTGCACTCGTACGTCGCGACGTCGCGGTAGGCGGCGAGGAGCTCGACCTCCTCGGCCGTCGTCACGTGCAGCACGTGCACGGGCCGCCGCGCCTCGCGCGCGAGCGCGAGCAGGCGCCGCGTCGCGCGGAGCGCCGTCTCGACGTCGCGCCACTCGGGGTGCAGGGCGACGCCGCCCGCGGCGAGGTCGAGCGCCGCCGCGCGCTCGCGCAGCCGCGCCTCGTCCTCCGCGTGCACGGCGACGCGCCGCCGCCCGCTCGCGAGCACGCGGCGCAGGTCGTCGTC
This Myxococcota bacterium DNA region includes the following protein-coding sequences:
- a CDS encoding dihydroorotase — its product is MSERFDLLVRGGRCALPDGVRDADVGVRDGRIAAIGALAGADADGVLDARGLCVLPGLIDPQVHLREPGFEHKEDLETGTRAAVLGGVTSVFEMPNTDPPTTTREAHADKRARARGRAACHYAFFVGATPDNADALGALEREPACPGVKVFMGKSTGNLLVDTDDDLRRVLASGRRRVAVHAEDEARLRERAAALDLAAGGVALHPEWRDVETALRATRRLLALAREARRPVHVLHVTTAEEVELLAAYRDVATYECTPQHLVLAAPECYARLGTRAQMNPPIREARHRDALWRAVASGALDAIASDHAPHTLEEKARPYPASPSGMTGVQTTLPLLLDCVAAGRLSLERLVELCCAGPARVWRAHGKGALAAGYDADLALVDLGAARTIENRWIASRCGWTPFDGVRVRGWPVATVVGGHVAMRDDEVVGPPRGREVAFEPVATGGDA